The following nucleotide sequence is from Prosthecobacter sp..
CCAGCTACTCCAGCGGTCGTGAACTGGCCGCTGACATCGTCTGGGCGCTGATCAATCAGCCCGAATTCTATTTCAATCACTGAACCTCAACCCAACTCATCCCATGAACTCCTTCCTGCCACCCAATGACATGGCACGCGATGTCGTGCGGCTTGCCCAAAACATGGGCGGTATTCCCTTTTCCCGACGCGAGGCACTGCGGCGCTGCGTCTATGGCTCCGCCGGATTGCTGCTGCTGGAACCCATCAGCATTAGCGCCGCTCCGCGTGCTGCCGCCATCGCCACGGAGGGAAAGGCGAAGTCGGTGATTCAAATCTGGCTATGGGGCGGCCCATGCCACATCGACACCTTTGATCCGAAACCTGAAGCGGGACGCGACTACACGGGTGCGCTGGATCAAACGCTCGAAACAAACGTCAGCGGCATGCGCATCGGCCAGTTGCTGCCGCAGCTCGCGAAGAACGCGGACAAATACTCGCTCATCCGCAGCATGACGCATGGAAACAACGGCCACGAAACTGCCTCCTACCTCGTGCAGACTGGCCGCGCCTCCGAGCGCGATGTGTTTCCTGGTCTGGGTGCCGTGGTGAGCTACTTCAAAGGCTATGACGCTGGTTATAAAGGACTGATCCCGCCCTATGTCGTGCTCACCCAGCCGCAGGGTCGCTTCTCCGAGGCTGGCTTTCTTGGCCCGCGCTACAAGCCTTTCGCCACCGGTGGCGATCCAGCGCGTCAGCCCTTTGCTGTCGAAGGAATCGTCACGCCAGGCATCACGGAGGAGCATCAAAAGGAGCGGCGCAAACTCCTTGGCAGCCTCAACACGCTCGGTGGTGCGCTGCCGGGGAATGCGACACTGAAAACGGTCGTGGATTCCGAACAGCAGGCGTACGAACTCATTTTGGGCGACGCCGGCAAGCTCTTTGATCTCAGTCAGGAGAAGGATGAAATGCGTGACCGCTATGGTCGCAGCACCTTCGGGCAGAGTTGCCTCATGGCACGGCGTCTCGTCGAAAAAGGCGTTCCCTTCATCACCATCAACTACCAAGGCTGGGACACGCACAAGCAGCACTTCCAGATCATGAACCGCAAGCTGCCGGAGCTCGATCAGGGGCTCGCCGCGCTGCTGGCGGACCTTTCCGAGCACGGCCTGCTCGAAAGCACCATCGTCTGGTGTACGGGCGAGTTCGGCCGCACGCCGAAAGTGGCCAACGAGTCGCCGTGGAACGGTGGCAGGCATCATTTTGGCAAAGTTTTCTCCAGCCTGCTCGCGGGCGGCGGATTCAAAGGTGGCCAGGTGCTCGGCAAGTCGAACGCCACGGGCGAGGAGGTCGCGGATCGCCCTGTGTATCCGGCGGATGTCATCGGCAGCATCTACGGCCAGCTCGGCATTCCGGCGGATGCACCGCTGCCACATCCACAAGGCACGCCGACCTTTGTCGTGCCCGGCAAGGACGAGAAAGTGCCCATGGGCGGCCTGTTGAAGGAACTCATTTAACCACTGCCACACCACCATGAAACTCCGTGCCTCCTTGTTTTGTCTGTGCGGTCT
It contains:
- a CDS encoding DUF1501 domain-containing protein, translated to MNSFLPPNDMARDVVRLAQNMGGIPFSRREALRRCVYGSAGLLLLEPISISAAPRAAAIATEGKAKSVIQIWLWGGPCHIDTFDPKPEAGRDYTGALDQTLETNVSGMRIGQLLPQLAKNADKYSLIRSMTHGNNGHETASYLVQTGRASERDVFPGLGAVVSYFKGYDAGYKGLIPPYVVLTQPQGRFSEAGFLGPRYKPFATGGDPARQPFAVEGIVTPGITEEHQKERRKLLGSLNTLGGALPGNATLKTVVDSEQQAYELILGDAGKLFDLSQEKDEMRDRYGRSTFGQSCLMARRLVEKGVPFITINYQGWDTHKQHFQIMNRKLPELDQGLAALLADLSEHGLLESTIVWCTGEFGRTPKVANESPWNGGRHHFGKVFSSLLAGGGFKGGQVLGKSNATGEEVADRPVYPADVIGSIYGQLGIPADAPLPHPQGTPTFVVPGKDEKVPMGGLLKELI